The genomic segment ACGTCGGGCGCGATAACCAGGCACGTTGCGACAGTCCGCGGCCTCGTCGCCGCGCGACTTGATGTGCAGCGTGTAGCCCCAGCCTTCGACCAGTTCCCGCACGCTCGGATAATCGTAGCCCTTGTCGGCGCAGAAATGTTGAGAGTTCCGGCGAGTCGGGGGCGGGCGGTCGATCGGCATGCTCTCGAGCGTCGCTTCGACCAGTCGCATGTCATGCGTATTGGCGCCTTCGACGGCGATCCCCAGCGGAACGCCGGCGCCATCGGTAAGCAGGGAGCGCTTCGTGCCGCTCTTGGCGCGATCG from the Pirellulales bacterium genome contains:
- a CDS encoding IS5 family transposase, which translates into the protein DRAKSGTKRSLLTDGAGVPLGIAVEGANTHDMRLVEATLESMPIDRPPPTRRNSQHFCADKGYDYPSVRELVEGWGYTLHIKSRGDEAADCRNVPGYRARRWVVERTHSWMNRFRRLLIRWEKKADNYLALLHFACAWISFRAAGVLG